The Meleagris gallopavo isolate NT-WF06-2002-E0010 breed Aviagen turkey brand Nicholas breeding stock chromosome 10, Turkey_5.1, whole genome shotgun sequence genome contains a region encoding:
- the LOC104912415 gene encoding SH3-containing GRB2-like protein 3-interacting protein 1 has translation MGAQDTLPVAAAFTETVNAYFKGADPSKCIVKITGEMVLSFPAGITRHFANNPAPAVLTFRVLNYNRLEHVLPNPQLLCCDSTQSDASTKEFWVNMPNLMTHLKKVSEQKPQATYYNVDMLKYQVSAQGIQSTPLNLAVSWRCEPASTDLRIDYKYNTEAMTTPVALNNVQFLVPVDGGVTKLQAVLPPAVWNAEQQRILWKIPDISQKSENGGVGSLLARFQLAEGPSSPAPLAVQFTSEGSTLSSCDIELVGAGYRFSLIKKRFAAGKYLADN, from the exons ATGGGGGCACAGGACACCCTGCCTGTCGCTGCCGCCTTCACCGAGACCGTCAATGCGTACTTCAAGGGAGCTGATCCCAGCAA GTGCATCGTGAAGATCACGGGGGAGATGGTGCTGTCCTTCCCGGCAGGCATTACCCGACACTTTGCCAACAACCCTGCTCCGGCAGTGCTCACCTTCCGCGTGCTGAACTACAACCGGCTGGAGCACGTCCTGCCAAAcccccagctcctctgctg TGACAGCACGCAGAGCGATGCCAGCACGAAGGAGTTCTGGGTCAACATGCCAAACCTGATGACGCACCTCAAGAAGGTATCGGAGCAGAAACCACAAGCAACCTATTACAATGTGGATATGCTCAAGTACCAG GTATCTGCCCAGGGTATTCAGTCTACTCCATTAAACCTTGCAGTGAGCTGGCGGTGTGAACCTGCAAGCACTGACCTCCGCATCGACTACAAATACAATACAGAGGCAATGACCACACCAGTAGCTCTAAACAACGTCCAGTTCCTCGTCCCCGTTGATGGAGGAGTAACcaagctgcaggctgtgctcccaCCCGCTGTCTG gaatgcagagcagcagaggatATTGTGGAAGATCCCTGATATCTCTCAGAAGTCGGAGAATGGAG GCGTGGGCTCGCTGCTGGCCCGCTTCCAGCTGGCGGAGGGGCCCAGCTCCCCAGCCCCCCTGGCCGTGCAGTTCACCAGCGAGGGCAGCACGCTCTCCAGCTGTGACATTGAGCTCGTCGGTGCCGGCTACCGCTTCTCGCTCATCAAGAAGAGGTTCGCGGCAG GTAAATACTTGGCTGATAACTGA
- the WDR78 gene encoding WD repeat-containing protein 78 isoform X1 → MFLCFSTGQWPERIFQCEHGVTALDFSMATPNLLAVGMYNGIIVVYNVQNSDSTTEFHSGECSAKHTGPVWQLKWVEWDVGTTEGNKRERLISISADGRITQWLIQEGLGCIDLMKIKRTRSKKKKLPAEKERKSEALISQWAAGMCFDFHPKDTNLYLAGTEEGLIHKCSRLCNKQFLKTYRGHKGPVYRVAWNPFTTDMFLSCSVDWSVILWHQDSQTPILTFSSTTTVVHDIMWSPKSAFIFAAASESKVEIWDLSISILDPVITRFADPGAKFTSVLFAKNTDCLLVGDSRGEVGVFELQDLAASSSTEVDALNDVIGPALFPVAK, encoded by the exons ATGTTCCTGTGTTTCTCTACTGGTCAGTGGCCAGAGCGTATTTTCCAATGTGAGCATGGTGTTACTGCACTGGATTTTTCTATGGCAACCCCAAACCTTCTAGCAGTTGGGATGTACAATGGTATCATCGTGGTCTACAACGTACAGAATTCTGACTCCACTACAGAATTCCACAGTGG GGAATGTTCAGCTAAACATACAGGTCCTGTATGGCAACTGAAGTGGGTGGAGTGGGACGTAGGCACAACAGAAGGTAACAAGAGGGAGAGATTGATCTCCATCTCGGCAGATGGCCGCATAACCCAGTGGCTTATACAGGAGGGACTAGGTTGCATTG ATCTGATGAAAATAAAGCGAACaagaagcaagaagaaaaaattaccagctgagaaagaaaggaaaagcgAAGCTCTGATATCCCAGTGGGCAGCTGGGATGTGCTTCGACTTCCATCCGAAG GACACTAATCTTTATCTGGCTGGAACAGAAGAGGGTCTTATTCACAAGTGCTCCCGTTTATGCAATAAGCAGTTTCTAAAGACATACAGAGGACATAAG GGCCCTGTGTACAGAGTCGCTTGGAATCCATTCACCACTGACATGTtcctgagctgctctgtggACTGGAGTGTTATTTTATGGCACCAGGACTCGCAGACACCCATTTTAACTTTCAGTTCCACCACTACTGTTGTTCATGACATTATGTGGTCTCCGAAATCAGCCTTCATATTTGCAGCAGCTAGTGAAAGCAAAGTAGAAATCTGGGACCTTAGCATCAGCAT CTTGGATCCTGTGATCACTCGCTTTGCCGACCCAGGAGCAAAATTCACATCTGTACTCTTTGCTAAGAACACCGACTGCCTTCTGGTGGGAGACAGCAGAGGAGAAGTCGGTGTGTTTGAGCTGCAGGACCTGgctgcctccagcagcaccgAG GTTGATGCCTTGAATGATGTAATCGGTCCCGCTCTATTTCCAGTAGCTAAATGA
- the PDE4B gene encoding cAMP-specific 3',5'-cyclic phosphodiesterase 4B, which yields MPEANALLSVSWGYIKFKRMLNRELTHLSEMSRSGNQVSEYISNTFLDKQNDVEIPSPTQKDREKKKKQQLMTQISGVKKLMHSSSLNNTSISRFGVKTEKEDHLAKELEDLNKWGLNIFNVARYSHNRPLTCIMYAIFQERDLLKTFKISSDTFVTYMMTLEDHYHSDVAYHNSLHAADVAQSTHVLLSTPALDAVFTDLEILAAIFAAAIHDVDHPGVSNQFLINTNSELALMYNDESVLENHHLAVGFKLLQEEHCDIFQNLTKKQRQTLRKMVIDMVLATDMSKHMSLLADLKTMVETKKVTSSGVLLLDNYTDRIQVLRNMVHCADLSNPTKSLELYRQWTDRIMEEFFQQGDKERERGMEISPMCDKHTASVEKSQVGFIDYIVHPLWETWADLVQPDAQDILDTLEDNRNWYQSMIPQSPSPPLEERGQDCPGLMEKFQFELTLEEEDSDGPEREGEGIGYFHSTKMLCTGSPGQEDVQREANIEIVTEDTSPVDT from the exons ATGCCTGAAGCCAACGCTTTGTTGTCCGTGTCTTGGGGTTACATTAAG TTCAAGAGGATGCTGAACCGCGAGCTGACGCACCTCTCCGAGATGAGCCGCTCCGGCAACCAGGTGTCCGAGTACATCTCCAACACCTTCCTGG ACAAGCAGAATGATGTGGAGATTCCTTCTCCCACgcagaaagacagagagaagaagaaaaagcagcagctcatgACCCAGATCAGCGGAGTGAAAAAATTAATGCATAGTTCAAGCTTAAATAATACCAGCATCTCGCGATTTggtgtgaaaacagaaaaggaggaCCATCTGGCCAAG GAGCTGGAAGATCTGAATAAGTGGGGTCTGAACATATTTAATGTTGCCAGGTATTCCCACAACAGGCCTCTCACCTGCATCATGTACGCCATATTTCAG GAGCGAGATCTActgaagacattcaagatcTCATCAGACACCTTTGTGACGTACATGATGACATTGGAAGACCACTACCACTCGGACGTGGCGTACCACAACAGCCTGCACGCTGCTGATGTCGCTCAGTCCACCCACGTTCTCCTCTCCACCCCTGCACTGGAT GCTGTCTTCACTGACTTGGAAATCCTCGCCGCTATTTTTGCAGCCGCAATTCACGACGTGGATCACCCTGGTGTCTCCAACCAGTTTCTGATTAACACAA ATTCCGAGCTGGCACTGATGTACAACGACGAGTCGGTCCTGGAGAACCACCACCTGGCAGTGGGCTTCaaactgctgcaggaggagcactGCGACATCTTCCAGAACCTGACCAAGAAGCAGCGGCAGACGCTCAGGAAGATGGTGATTGACATG GTATTGGCAACAGATATGTCCAAGCACATGAGCCTGCTGGCAGACCTGAAGACGATGGTGGAAACTAAGAAGGTGACCAGTTCAGGAGTCCTCCTGCTGGACAACTACACGGACAGGATACAG GTTCTCCGAAACATGGTACATTGTGCAGACTTGAGTAATCCCACAAAGTCCCTGGAGCTGTACCGGCAGTGGACGGACAGAATCATGGAGGAGTTCTTCCAGCAGGGAGACAAAGAGAGGGAAAGGGGAATGGAAATCAGCCCCATGTGTGACAAACACACAGCGTCGGTGGAAAAATCACAG GTCGGGTTCATCGACTACATCGTGCACCCGCTGTGGGAGACGTGGGCTGACCTGGTGCAGCCGGACGCACAGGACATCCTGGACACCCTGGAGGACAACAGGAACTGGTACCAGAGCATGATCCCACAGAGCCCCTCACCCCCACTGGAGGAGCGGGGCCAGGACTGCCCCGGCCTGATGGAGAAGTTCCAGTTTGAGCTGACCTTGGAGGAGGAGGATTCGGACGGGCCCGAGAGGGAAGGCGAGGGCATCGGCTACTTCCACAGCACGAAGATGCTGTGCACGGGCAGCCCGGGGCAGGAGGACGTGCAGCGGGAGGCGAACATAGAAATTGTGACAGAGGACACGTCTCCCGTTGACACATAA
- the LOC100539826 gene encoding LOW QUALITY PROTEIN: SH3-containing GRB2-like protein 3-interacting protein 1 (The sequence of the model RefSeq protein was modified relative to this genomic sequence to represent the inferred CDS: inserted 1 base in 1 codon) yields AGLKKRTRKAFGIRKKEKDTDSTGSPDRDGIPLSPHLNEPPCHSKPEGTREQGKNNSKKTNGAPNGFYAEIDWDRYNSPELDEEGYSIRPEEPGSTKGKHFYSSSESEEEEEAHKKYNIKIKPLQAKDILKSAATVDELKASVGNIALSPSPVGMIKRNLSSEEIARPRRSTPTPEPSSRKPLEDPAALAPLFGPPLESAFEEQKLDAPLDQPEIWGSFQPNSTESPKLQRPFPIGTPPPLPPKNIPATPPRTASPLTVAPGGDQPATEAKSDKPPTINDLDSIFGPVLSPKSVAAHAENKWVNFSDPSPENTTAVPRPREPAASPPVVMGSPGAEPPRALPSPLRLDELQKKALEQPYAKEENAEPAVASPKEFGPGQRATPPPPPPPXYRTVVSSPGPGASSGAGSPSGSSSPARPGTPLAACSTPPPPPPRPPSRPKLPPGKPSVADLSRPFSPPIHSSSPPPIAPLARAESTSSISSTNSLSAATTPTVENEQPSLVWFDRGKFYLTFEGK; encoded by the exons GCAGGACTGAAAAAACGTACAAGGAAGGCCTTTGGTATAcgcaagaaagaaaaggacacCGATTCCAC GGGGTCACCGGACAGGGACGGCATC CCTCTCAGCCCTCATCTCAATGAGCCACCTTGCCATAGCAAACCTGAGGGCACACGGgagcaaggaaaaaataactcg AAGAAAACCAACGGGGCCCCAAATGGATTTTATGCAGAGATCGACTGGGACAGATAT AACTCCCCAGAGCTTGATGAGGAGGGCTACAGCATCCGGCCCGAGGAGCCAGGCT CCACCAAAGGGAAGCACTTCTACTCCTCCAGTGAGtccgaggaggaggaggaggcccACAAGAAGTACAACATCAAGATCAAACCACTGCAGGCTAAGGATATCCTGAAGAGCGCAGCTACGGTGGATGAGCTGAAGGCATCTGTAGGCAACATTGCACTTTCTCCATCCCCTGTG GGGATGATTAAGAGGAATTTATCCA GTGAGGAGATTGCACGGCCCCGGCGCTCCACACCCACGCCGGAACCCAGCAG CAGGAAGCCCCTGGAGGACCCGGCTGCGCTGGCACCGCTCTTTGGGCCCCCACTGGAGTCAGCATTTGAGGAGCAGAAGCTGGACG cTCCTCTGGACCAGCCCGAGATCTGGGGCTCCTTCCAGCCCAACAGCACTGAGTCCCCAAAGCTGCAGAGACCTTTTCCAATTGGAA CTCCTCCACCACTGCCTCCCAAGAACATCCCGGCCACGCCGCCCCGCACTGCATCACCCCTGACAGTGGCACCAG GAGGTGACCAGCCAGCCACGGAGGCCAAAAGTGACAAACCACCAACAATCAATGACTTGGACAGCATTTTTGGCCCCGTGCTATCCCCCAAGTCTGTGGCTGCTCATGCGGAAAACAAGTGGGTCAATTTTTCCGATCCATCCCCGGAAAACACGACGGCGGTGCCGAGGCCCCGGGagccagcagcatccccccCGGTGGTAATGGGCAGCCCAGGGGCTGAGCCGCCCCGTGCCCTGCCCTCCCCGCTGCGCCTGGACGAGCTGCAGAAGAAGGCTTTGGAGCAGCCCTACGCGAAAGAGGAGAACGCGGAACCGGCGGTCGCCTCACCGAAGGAATTTGGGCCGGGACAAAGAGCCACCCCGCCGCCCCCTCCGCCGC CCTACCGTACAGTCGTGTCATCCCCCGGGCCGGGCGCCAGCAGCGGAGCAGGAAGCCCCAGCG GCTCCTCGTCCCCAGCTCGCCCCGGCACACCACTGGCCGCCTGCAGCACCCCACCACCCCCACCACCACGACCCCCATCCCGGCCCAAGCTGCCCCCTGGCAAGCCCTCCGTCGCAGACCTG TCCAGGCCTTTTAGTCCTCCTATTCACTCATCCAGTCCTCCTCCGATAGCACCTTTAGCCCGTGCTGAAAGTACTTCTTCCATATCTTCCACCAATTCCCTGAGTGCAGCCACCACTCCCACAGTTG AGAATGAACAGCCTTCCCTCGTTTGGTTTGACAGAGGAAAGTTTTATTTGACTTTCGAAGGTAAGTAG
- the WDR78 gene encoding WD repeat-containing protein 78 isoform X2: MFLCFSTGQWPERIFQCEHGVTALDFSMATPNLLAVGMYNGIIVVYNVQNSDSTTEFHSGECSAKHTGPVWQLKWVEWDVGTTEGNKRERLISISADGRITQWLIQEGLGCIDLMKIKRTRSKKKKLPAEKERKSEALISQWAAGMCFDFHPKDTNLYLAGTEEGLIHKCSRLCNKQFLKTYRGHKGPVYRVAWNPFTTDMFLSCSVDWSVILWHQDSQTPILTFSSTTTVVHDIMWSPKSAFIFAAASESKVEIWDLSISILVILPVWTVY; this comes from the exons ATGTTCCTGTGTTTCTCTACTGGTCAGTGGCCAGAGCGTATTTTCCAATGTGAGCATGGTGTTACTGCACTGGATTTTTCTATGGCAACCCCAAACCTTCTAGCAGTTGGGATGTACAATGGTATCATCGTGGTCTACAACGTACAGAATTCTGACTCCACTACAGAATTCCACAGTGG GGAATGTTCAGCTAAACATACAGGTCCTGTATGGCAACTGAAGTGGGTGGAGTGGGACGTAGGCACAACAGAAGGTAACAAGAGGGAGAGATTGATCTCCATCTCGGCAGATGGCCGCATAACCCAGTGGCTTATACAGGAGGGACTAGGTTGCATTG ATCTGATGAAAATAAAGCGAACaagaagcaagaagaaaaaattaccagctgagaaagaaaggaaaagcgAAGCTCTGATATCCCAGTGGGCAGCTGGGATGTGCTTCGACTTCCATCCGAAG GACACTAATCTTTATCTGGCTGGAACAGAAGAGGGTCTTATTCACAAGTGCTCCCGTTTATGCAATAAGCAGTTTCTAAAGACATACAGAGGACATAAG GGCCCTGTGTACAGAGTCGCTTGGAATCCATTCACCACTGACATGTtcctgagctgctctgtggACTGGAGTGTTATTTTATGGCACCAGGACTCGCAGACACCCATTTTAACTTTCAGTTCCACCACTACTGTTGTTCATGACATTATGTGGTCTCCGAAATCAGCCTTCATATTTGCAGCAGCTAGTGAAAGCAAAGTAGAAATCTGGGACCTTAGCATCAGCAT CCTGGTGATACTGCCAGTTTGGACTGTTTATTAA